A window of Desulfobulbaceae bacterium contains these coding sequences:
- a CDS encoding pentapeptide repeat-containing protein, with protein sequence MPVYDLIVVRPGEPKAQADTTPPATAEATAGDVGRQQSQPESILASPHAAEDANYIIRSNAQDCAGCNLAHANLSGQLLVGANLQGANLTEANLSGANLRRANLKGANLYRADLRGADLAGADLTGANLTEAILK encoded by the coding sequence ATGCCGGTGTATGATCTGATCGTGGTCAGGCCAGGTGAGCCAAAAGCTCAAGCAGATACCACTCCCCCAGCAACAGCAGAGGCTACAGCGGGAGATGTTGGCAGACAGCAATCTCAGCCGGAATCAATCCTGGCTAGTCCCCATGCGGCAGAGGATGCCAATTATATTATTCGCAGTAATGCCCAGGACTGTGCAGGATGCAACCTGGCTCATGCCAATCTGTCCGGCCAATTACTTGTCGGCGCCAATCTCCAAGGGGCAAATCTTACCGAAGCCAATTTAAGTGGCGCCAATCTTCGACGCGCAAACCTCAAAGGCGCTAACCTGTACCGGGCAGATCTTCGGGGAGCAGATCTTGCCGGGGCCGACCTAACAGGGGCCAATTTGACCGAGGCGATCTTGAAATAA
- a CDS encoding rubrerythrin family protein: MSKTEQNLWTAFAGESQANRKYLAFAAQADKEGLPQAARLFRAAAAAETIHAHAHLRALKEVRTTLENLKAAVAGETEEFTSMYPAMISEAESEGHKAARQSFAFANEVEKIHAGLYQKAIDSLESMMECDYYVCKVCGHTHEAHAPEKCPICGANANAFFKVD; this comes from the coding sequence ATGAGCAAAACAGAACAAAATCTTTGGACCGCCTTTGCCGGCGAATCACAGGCTAATCGCAAATATCTGGCCTTTGCTGCTCAGGCCGACAAGGAAGGATTGCCACAGGCTGCCAGATTATTTCGGGCAGCTGCAGCTGCAGAGACCATTCACGCCCATGCCCATCTCCGGGCGTTGAAAGAGGTAAGAACAACTCTGGAAAATTTGAAGGCGGCAGTAGCCGGTGAAACGGAAGAGTTTACTTCGATGTACCCGGCAATGATCAGCGAGGCAGAGTCTGAAGGGCATAAGGCAGCTCGACAGTCCTTTGCCTTTGCCAATGAGGTGGAGAAAATTCATGCCGGCCTATACCAAAAGGCTATCGACTCGTTAGAAAGTATGATGGAGTGCGACTACTATGTCTGCAAAGTGTGTGGTCACACTCATGAGGCCCATGCCCCAGAAAAATGCCCAATCTGCGGAGCCAATGCCAACGCCTTTTTCAAGGTGGATTAA
- the lon gene encoding endopeptidase La — protein sequence MSNEQTPEEEIPGAKEQIGADPEKLAVPNVLSILPLQGFIFFPGMGFPLQVSHQGSKNLIDDALIKDRLVAMVAHRPMKGKKGESVPADHLYTIGTLGYIHKIMKDKDSVYQVLVSAIRKIKILEVTQNEPYHVGRVEAVPMLIEENQEMEALVLNLRTQFKKMAELSQLPDELTMTIMSLQNPFHVAYLAGSQLNLPLEEEQKLLEFESANDLLKKVTLEVSKKLDTLEVSQEIQKNIKEDIDKKQREFFLRQQLKAIRKELGEGDENVDLDDLRKKMKKTVLSPEAKKIAQKEMDRLSRIPSSSPEYTVSRSYIEWILDLPWKKSTKDNLDLKKARKVLDADHYGLEKIKKRILEFLAVRKLKSDLHGPILCFVGPPGVGKTSLGQSIARTMNKNFVRISLGGVRDEAEIRGHRRTYIGSLPGRIIQSLKKAGSNNPLFMLDEIDKLGNDFRGDPSSALLEVLDPEQNFSFADHYLELPFDLSKVMFITTANYIENIPGPLRDRMEVIELSSYTEDEKLMIAKQHLVAKQLDAHALTDHNVVFRDAAIRSIIRSYTREAGVRNLERRLGAICRGIAKDLVAGSIKTKVVTEKAVVKYLGPIDFFPETTARNWGPGIATGLAWTPVGGVLLFIEAASMKGKGGLILTGTLGDVMKESATAALTYIRSHAQALKIDDEQFAHMDIHVHVPEGGTPKDGPSAGVAMVVALTSLLSGKSVRKDVAMTGEITLRGDVLPVGGVKEKVLAAVRADIKEVFLPIRNEKDVLDIPPHAKKGVSFHFVQEIGEVLAKVFVEGE from the coding sequence ATGTCAAACGAACAAACACCAGAAGAAGAAATTCCAGGAGCCAAGGAACAGATTGGAGCCGATCCTGAAAAATTGGCTGTCCCCAACGTCTTGTCGATTCTCCCGTTGCAGGGATTTATTTTCTTTCCTGGCATGGGGTTTCCTTTACAGGTATCGCATCAGGGGTCCAAGAATTTAATTGATGACGCTCTGATCAAGGATCGTTTGGTGGCCATGGTGGCCCATCGACCGATGAAGGGGAAAAAGGGCGAGTCCGTCCCTGCAGATCATCTTTATACTATAGGCACGCTGGGATACATCCATAAGATCATGAAAGACAAGGACAGTGTCTATCAAGTTCTGGTCAGTGCGATACGTAAGATCAAAATTCTCGAAGTAACCCAGAATGAGCCGTATCATGTGGGTCGGGTAGAGGCGGTTCCCATGCTTATCGAAGAAAACCAGGAGATGGAAGCGCTGGTTCTCAACCTTCGCACCCAGTTCAAGAAAATGGCCGAACTCTCACAACTGCCTGACGAGTTGACCATGACTATCATGTCGCTGCAAAATCCCTTCCATGTGGCGTACCTGGCCGGATCTCAACTCAACCTGCCACTTGAAGAGGAGCAGAAACTTCTTGAGTTTGAAAGCGCCAATGATCTGTTAAAAAAAGTCACCTTGGAAGTCAGCAAGAAACTCGATACGTTGGAGGTCAGTCAGGAAATCCAGAAGAATATCAAGGAGGACATCGATAAGAAACAACGCGAATTTTTTCTTCGCCAGCAACTGAAGGCCATTCGCAAAGAGTTGGGAGAAGGGGACGAAAACGTTGACCTGGATGATTTGCGTAAAAAGATGAAAAAAACTGTGCTTTCCCCTGAAGCCAAAAAGATCGCTCAAAAAGAGATGGATCGTTTATCCCGGATTCCATCTTCATCTCCAGAGTATACGGTTTCTCGTTCCTATATCGAATGGATTCTTGATCTCCCCTGGAAGAAATCCACCAAAGATAATCTGGACCTGAAAAAGGCCCGCAAGGTCCTTGATGCCGATCACTATGGATTAGAAAAGATCAAGAAACGGATCCTTGAATTTTTGGCTGTCCGCAAACTGAAGTCGGACCTGCATGGCCCCATCCTCTGTTTTGTCGGTCCTCCCGGTGTCGGCAAAACTTCTCTTGGTCAATCCATCGCCCGGACCATGAACAAGAATTTTGTCCGTATCTCTTTGGGTGGGGTTCGGGACGAGGCTGAGATCAGGGGGCATCGGCGCACCTATATCGGCTCACTGCCCGGACGCATCATTCAAAGCCTGAAGAAGGCAGGCTCCAACAACCCTCTGTTCATGCTGGACGAGATTGATAAACTTGGCAATGATTTTAGGGGTGATCCATCGTCGGCGCTGCTGGAGGTGCTTGACCCGGAACAGAATTTCTCCTTTGCTGATCATTACCTTGAACTCCCCTTTGACCTGTCCAAAGTGATGTTCATCACTACTGCCAACTATATCGAAAATATCCCCGGACCTTTACGGGACAGGATGGAGGTCATCGAGCTTTCAAGTTACACCGAGGATGAAAAGTTGATGATTGCTAAGCAGCACCTTGTTGCCAAGCAGCTCGACGCCCATGCTTTGACCGATCACAACGTGGTGTTTCGTGATGCGGCGATACGTTCCATTATCCGTTCCTATACCCGCGAGGCCGGGGTCCGGAATCTAGAACGGCGTTTAGGGGCAATCTGTCGGGGAATTGCCAAGGATTTGGTCGCAGGCTCCATCAAGACCAAGGTGGTGACGGAAAAGGCCGTAGTCAAATATCTTGGCCCTATTGATTTCTTTCCCGAAACCACGGCCCGTAATTGGGGTCCTGGGATCGCAACTGGTCTGGCATGGACGCCGGTTGGTGGCGTTCTCCTCTTTATCGAAGCGGCCTCGATGAAGGGGAAGGGAGGTTTAATCCTCACCGGAACGCTTGGTGATGTGATGAAAGAATCAGCCACTGCCGCCTTGACCTATATTCGCTCCCATGCCCAAGCCTTAAAGATTGACGATGAGCAATTCGCCCACATGGATATCCATGTCCATGTGCCAGAGGGGGGGACACCAAAGGATGGCCCGTCTGCTGGCGTGGCCATGGTGGTGGCCCTTACCTCGCTTTTATCCGGCAAATCCGTACGTAAGGATGTGGCTATGACCGGTGAGATTACTTTACGCGGCGATGTACTCCCGGTAGGCGGAGTCAAAGAGAAGGTGTTGGCGGCTGTGCGGGCGGACATTAAGGAGGTCTTCCTGCCGATACGAAACGAGAAGGATGTCCTTGATATCCCTCCTCATGCCAAGAAAGGGGTCAGTTTTCACTTTGTCCAGGAGATTGGCGAGGTGTTGGCTAAGGTCTTTGTCGAGGGTGAATAG
- a CDS encoding Hsp20/alpha crystallin family protein — protein sequence MQRHFGRIIRTLSVSRMKTSSCSLWQPPVDIYESDTELIVFAEVAGIEPEKVKVMAEMTMLTISGERKCELSGINHVHRLEVEYGHFACRVPLPLSVDVDKIRSEIKNGFLVVRMPIIRHQGTVEINVR from the coding sequence ATGCAAAGACATTTTGGTCGAATAATCAGGACGTTAAGTGTCTCTCGAATGAAGACGTCATCTTGCTCGTTGTGGCAACCGCCAGTCGATATATACGAATCAGATACGGAGTTGATCGTATTTGCCGAGGTTGCCGGTATTGAACCTGAAAAGGTCAAGGTTATGGCGGAAATGACCATGTTAACCATCAGCGGGGAACGTAAATGCGAGTTAAGTGGCATTAATCATGTCCACCGGCTGGAAGTGGAGTACGGGCACTTTGCCTGTCGCGTTCCACTTCCGCTGTCCGTCGACGTTGATAAAATCCGATCTGAAATCAAGAATGGTTTTTTGGTTGTGCGGATGCCCATTATCCGGCATCAAGGCACAGTAGAAATTAACGTAAGGTGA